The segment GTTTCTCTCATGTTCATCTCCGCAAATGGATCGACCCACTCCTTGTCATTTCCTAAGAGATTAGTTCGAGATCTCTTCTCTTCATGGCGCTTCTTTGTGGCGATTCTAAGTCGCTTCATACCCAACGACGCCTTTCTAGTTGTTCGTTGGATAAGGAAACCTTTAGTCTACAGCTTACTATTCCACTATAGAAGGTTTCGATTGTCAAAATGCTGTTGATAACTTCCATTAAATATTCTTAAGATTCTAGGTTTAAGGTTATTGTTCTGCATTTTCACTTTTGTGTTTGTAAGTAGAGGTTAACAATTGTAATTGGAGTATAATTATGTGTTTTAGTCCAATGCATGTGTGTTGTGGTTAGTCTCAGGGGACACTTTTGTCGTCTGCCAGCTTCATTGTTTGAACAAGTGATCACTGACATGTTAGAAAACAAAACACGTCAATTAAATCTACTAAATCATtttcaatgtaaaattttatttttttgtttctaaaatacAGTTGGTTTTGCTATAGTTTTACtctaatttctatttttaaaaagtagagtcacaaacagaaacaaaagttttataatattttaaaaaatatttaaaatttaaaattataattttgatattccaaaataaaatataaataaaattttgaaaaattttgaactaaaaaatgtttgtttttaaaaaaaagaagaagataaaactatttttttgtaactatttataCACAGTagttatgtatatttttatatttataaagtaaGGGTATAATAATTTGATCTCtttaataaaatctttttttttgttattcttcTTGTGTATTTTTTGGTCCAAAAAACCTATTTTAGGGTCTTTTGGAatagggcaaatctccaaaatagcatttttctaagtttatatcacaaaaatagcactcaaaaactaaaatgaccaaaatagcattttatattttaaaaaatttaaatttttttatttttcaaattttgaaatcttatccccaaaaccccatttctcaactctaaaccctaactctaaactctaaaccctaaaccctaaattctaaaccctaaaccccatctcttgagtgctatttttgtgatttttgacCTTGAGTACTaatttgggaacaaaaacttgatttattgctattttggtctttttctctttggAATATttcccttaaataatattactGCGTAATTACATATTCTCGTTTGATTTACTTATATTTCTCCATCGCGCATCTCTCCCCAAGCACGATCTTCTTAATCGAATCGAGAAGCCATGGATAACAGCAGCAGCATCAACTCCACCGCCTCTACCACGTCCAATCTGAGCACTGCTTCCTTCGAAAAGATCGATCAGGCGGCGAGCTGGGTGGGCACAACCGTCATATCCGCCTTCTTTGCCTCCCTCGAGCGTTGCTCCTGCGTTAATCTATCAACCTCCGACGATgatgacgacgacgacgacgaatCCCACAGCCGTCCCCTTGCTCTCTCCCCCGCTCCTCACCCAGACGACATTGTTTAGCTACTCCCTTTCACGGGTTCCGTTTCTCCTAGTCAGATCTGGATGCATGCTTCTCAGAACTTTTGATTGATTGTATATGCCTTATTCCTTGCTTGTTCTTCTTTCTTGATCCCACAAGTCTATTTTATATTCAGctctttattttatatatcattctGAGAGTTATTCTCTGACTCTAGGATCAATATGAGAGTTTAAATTTGCGCATCAGTTCTTCGAAACCTTATCATTTGATCATTTCTTGTTGAGAACAAGAGGGAAACATAGGCAAGTGCCAGTTGTGTagaataattatttgttttatgattGCAATCAAATAGAAAGCCTCAAGGGTAAGCGCTCAAACTATTTGATTGAAGAAATCCTCCTCTAGCTGTTCGGGGATCCTTTAGTTTTTAAGGAATGTAGTAACTGAATGTCGAAGCAAAATTACTGATTCTCAGGACCACTTTACCTCTTATCCTTATATTCTCCCTCtagcttttttttcttctcttggtGCCTTATTTATAAGTTTTAGTGAAGCTGCATCTTAGGGTTTTGTGAAGAAAAGAAGTCACACACAGACGAAGTGTCTTTGTGATGATGTATTGAGGCAGTGTCCAAAATTTGGCATCGCTGTGTGATAAAAGTTTTATCTTTTGGAGCACTCTTAGGCCAGAGTGCCAACCACTTAGATAAGGAAGCATCTCATTACAAAATCTAAACCATAATCACAACTAACTAAGAAGTAATAACAAGCTCTAAACCATAATCCCAACATAATAAGCTGCATTCTTCAAATGTTAAAATCCAAATACCAAAATAAAACTTTTAGACATAGGTTCTAGCATATTAAAGGAGCGCATTCAAATTAGAATTGAGGtgatttatattaaattgactgtgaaaaaaaactacaaaagaCTTCTAAAGTACTTGTAAACCAAGCCCCTAAAGTACTCGTAAACCAAGCTCCTAAGACttctccctctgtttttaattataagtagttttacttaaaagcacaaatatttagaaagttgttatctaaaaaaatatatcatttaatcaattaattcaaccaattataaaaagcttaatattattttattggtcacacaatatccaataaatgaAAAAGGTGCATTGAAATATGTAAACTACTTATATTGTGAAACAAACTCTTTTTGCTAAAACTACCTACATTTAAAAACATAGGGAGTATGATATTAGTCTCAAATTTCAAGAAATTTCTACGCCCTTTTTCCTTTTCCCATTCTTAAAAGCACTAgggtccgcgctacgcgcggattgtatcttttaattttattttatatgtaaaatcaatttcttttttatatttaatttcttatttttttcaatttttgcataataataaatttatatatttattttgttgtaaATGGAGAATATTAGTCTTATTATTGGTTTTGTGTATGTGACacaaacttttaaattttttaaatttatgttacatattaaaaagacaaaaaataataGGATTAACATACtaaagaagaggaagataaTATTTTGGAGCTTTGTACATATATGTTCTTATATggataaaaacattatatatataggtCTGAAACATGTACGTTTTTTCTAAAACTAAACACTTGTTGCGAGTTTTATCTCTTCTAAAATTCTAGTCGTAGATGAGTTGTTGGGTCCTGCAAACAACACTTACAAAATTCACATAAGTGTCAAATAATAACAGCTTTAGAAACAAATGGAGAAGCACTGTCAGAAGAGTTTTATACATATGTTCTATCTTGTTCCAATTTCAAAGATTCTATAGGcacaataacaaaaacaaaccaGCCAAAATATTCCATTTACATAAATACTTATTCCaccaattatataaatatataaattaattggAGAATGTAGAAAGTAACATTACCCattcacattttttttacatattttacacACCAAATCCTCTTAGATTCATCTCTCCATACCCACcattttaatcaaatatattgGAAGCATCCATACTTCAATCACATAACACCATCAACAAATACTCTTTTTGATCTAAACTGAAaggttaaaaaaaatgaaaaagaaaacataattttacatgagcttctttaTCCTCCCaggtatatttttctttatttgtaGTTACAtcataaactatataaattaacaAGTAATAAATTAATACATTTATTGACACTTAAACTATAAGAATTCAAAAAAACAcaattcaataaaataataaaataaaatagtaattatAGAGTTCTGTTAAACTAATACATCAGTaaccataattttataatttatagacataTAAAATTTGTATTGTTAGTTTtctagtatttttaaaataaatattggttttagacaattaaataaatattggttttttatttttcgttatatattttgtatgtacatatgtttattttgataaataaatggtataatctattattaaaatataagtagCTAAGTAatagtaaaattattttcaattttttttctgtcttacaatttttttaaaaaataatatccaattttctgatatttttgttattgaaaattatatataaggtaatcaaaaaaatgaaaatgattaaattttagttatgtGTTTGATAGGTTGgattatagatatattttatttcacttaatttttgttataaattttgTTCCCAATTATTCTCTTAGTAATTTAATTGACCCTCACCTTTAAATACACAatccttttaaaatatatttttcttaaaacacccgtttaaaaattgtaactagattttgacccgcgcttggaaagcgtggagttgttggattatattataatacaaagttttattatatcgaaaaacataatgtttaacagctatataatctacaaattagtttatttgagattttatatgtacatttttacgtaagtttcttttcgacatgagaattatatccggatcaaaaaacaaaccgaaccgacccaaaattataggtttagttcaggtccagagaagataacatattgggtttttttttgacctgcaggtctttgtttgagtccggatcctatcctagacccgatcataaatatgtgtttattaggtatatttggatattccgaatatgtttccggtattatggataatgtttttaagtttttggtttacgattagagttttgatttcaagtaaatttttcaaattaaaaaaaaattgggtgtttggataaaattttgggtatttttcagttcatcgtgtcagattttgaataagattttaaaattttaggtatttgaatttttttggtatttgtttggagtttcaaatacttttcgtgtttcggatatttttcagatttttcatatatttcaaattcttttagaatcttaaatacccgaacagatgtggactcattacgtccatatcaggtccaacaaccttttgatataaatttttaacgttattgtacaaaaacatggttgatgaaatatttttctgagtaaaggtatcataagaaataatattaagatctgttaaaaatatttaaaatattgcatgtttagaatgattaatgtattatcagaaaaataataaatagttatacataactcaaacaacttttttatattagattttttaaaactatttcctttttaatagtattgattcgttttaagtgaaaaatatataaaagtataatatctaaataaataattttcaaaatcttgaataatcagtactgatatcgtgaagtcaggttagctttaatagaaccaatgaatttcttcatttttgtgaaggtaacatgaatatttagaaaagtcatttttaaatatgaaaatattatcaaactataaattgaaagtttagtatatgatatgagattttagtgtgaaagtttatatatgatatgattattttattataaacgaaagaggaagttagaatgtacacatatatgtcttgtaatttatcttgctttaaatcatatattatatgataaaagtgataatataaaacattagtttcaatgcttttacgattaaaaatcaaaatgataaatatagtaatagtaatgattaggatttaagagtgagatttaaataaaaaaaagaattgactaaattattgttagagaaatatatggtaagaccaaaaaataatgaattaaatgaaagggttcaaacaacttttataggtagatttttttacactccttcccttttaatagtattgatatctTTCTACATTAAAAACTTACAACTACGTCACTAAAACCTAAAATCTACAAACTAAATTCTTACAACAAAATTTATGCAATTACAACCCAACTATTTAGACCCATGatctaaatattaatttatcttacttatataaattttgatgcaaaacatttttaaatgtaCAACCAATGATAATTCTGTTTTAGTTTTAAAACCATTGACTTCACAACTTTCACAGATGTTTtctcaaaaaacaaaatttccgCTTCGTCCTAAGTTTGTTTTGATGTAATTGCATCATCTATATTTTTACACACACACATGTATATATAACCAATTTTGAACAATGATCATaatcttataattatttaaaatagttattaccaaagtaaaacaaattttatgttGTGATTATTATTTATACTATAGTTGTGATGTCACATGATAACGCACTAATGCATGATATATAACtgatgttttttcttaaaacaaaactataatataaattaaaagaagaaccaataaaaaaaacacgGAAGGGTAAGTACTGTATATATGTTCTCCAGGAACAGGTATCAGTGGGGAAAAAAATCATTCTTACATATACATAGATATACTGACTCATTGCATTAACATGAATCGTCTCTTCCCTTCAGATACATCTGTTTCAGCCAGCACGCTTAGACAATAATCAACCGTCCATGGCTAAAAAGAAGTATTCTTACATATATATGTACAGCTAAAAACAACCAAGCTATTGTTTTGTCatgttaaataaattaaacgTGAGAAAGATCCCACGTTGTGTTCCTCCTGTTTCATCTGTACCAAACATGTAAACTGCACAAACTGGGAAAACCATATAAGTAATCTAGGGACAGACCCTGAGTGATACTACCATAAAGGTCTCTTCATGAACCAGAGTTAAACTCGTAGACGTCATCTCTTTGATACCACAATAAAATTGTGCTTAACGTcagcaaaatatataata is part of the Brassica rapa cultivar Chiifu-401-42 chromosome A09, CAAS_Brap_v3.01, whole genome shotgun sequence genome and harbors:
- the LOC103833922 gene encoding uncharacterized protein LOC103833922; the encoded protein is MDNSSSINSTASTTSNLSTASFEKIDQAASWVGTTVISAFFASLERCSCVNLSTSDDDDDDDDESHSRPLALSPAPHPDDIV